The nucleotide sequence AGCCCGCCGTGGGCCGGCGCTGAGGCGGCTGAGGATAGAGGTCCATGAGGGCATAAATCTCTTCGGGCATGTCGGTGCTCACCGGAAGGCCGAAATCCCGCAGCAGCCGGTACAGGGTAATCGTGGGTCCAGGTTCCTCCCGAGAGGATCTCGGCCAGATCCCGGAGGCCAGCTACGGGTTTCGCCCCGGAAGAAGGGCTCGCGATGCGAGCGATCGAAGGATGGATACGGCGGAGGCTGCGGATGTGTCTCTGGAAACAGTGGAAACGGTTCCGGATGCGATACCGTGAACTGCGCGCACGGATGCGGACCCGCATGTCCGGTGGTGTGAGAGGACGGGGGCTAGCCGCCCTCTCCTACTCGATTGTCTCTTCACGCGCCTTTATTATAATAAAAGAAAACGCGGGGGTTGCCATGGATAATCAGCTGTACCGCTTACTCAAACTCATCACGCTGATTCAGGCATACCCGGGGATTCGGGCCAAGCGCCTCGCCGAAGAATGCGAGGTCACCGAGCGGACGATCTACCGGGACATCGATCGGCTCGCCCAGATTACGACGATTTCGAAAGGGCGCCGGGGGGAAGGTTATCGTTTTGTGGGACAGTTCGCTCTGTATCCCCTGGATCTTACCGAAGAGGAAATCGCCGGGCTCCAGGCGGTGGCCGCCTGGGTGGAAACCGCCCACAGACCGTTGCCGCCGGGCTGGAAAACGGCTTACCAGAAGGTCATGGCCGCCCATGCGAAAGAGAAGAAAGTCAACCAGGAGTTTTTGGAGCGCATCGGGGATGTGGTGCGGTTGGGGAACCCGGCCTGGGCGCCGGAAACGCCCAACGTTTTTCCCGAATTGCTCCAGGCGGTGATCCACAGGCGGCCGGTGAAAGCCCTCTATCATTCCCAGAGCCGGGACCAGACCGATTGGCGGCGAATAGATCCCTACTATCTCATTCCCCGGGAACATCGGTTTTATGTGATCGGTTATTGTCACACCCGCAACGCATTTCGCACCTTCCGGGTCAGCCGATTTCTCGAGCTTCGGGTACTGGATGGCGAGTATGAAAAGAGGCCTTTTGATTTGAATGAATATATGAAATATACCTGGTCGATTGAACGGGGGGCGTCTCTCATCCGGTTTGTTGTGAAATTTTCCCCCAAGGTGGCGCGTTATGTCAAGGAGGAAGAGTTGTTCCTCCGCCCCCAGATCCGCGAATTGGCAGACGGATCACTCTGGTTTCAAGTCGTCGTGAACGGGGCGAGCGAATTTTTGCGCTGGTTGTGGACCTACGGACCGGACGCAGAGATCCTTGAGCCGAAGCAGTATCGCGATCATATGGTCGGCATCTTACGGCAATGGCTGGAAAACTATGAAGGGGTCCAGAAAATCTAAATCGGTCGGGAGAGCCCGGCTCTCCCTGGCCGCCGCCGGCAGGGTGGCTACAATACAGAAGTATCTTTTTTAATGATCTAACCATGGGAAAGAGGCGACCGGGGATGTGTGGGCGGGGGACGTTGTGGCTTGTGGGCGGTGGCGGCCAGGTGGGGGATCAACGTGGACCGGAGAAGGCGGAGGCCGGCGGGTTCAAGGGATCGGAGCCACTGTCTCATTCTGCCGATATAACGATTGACCCCTCACCTTCGTCCTAAGATACGGTCGGTCCGTCGAAAGAAGAAGACATCGAGGGGGATGGTGGCGGCTCCTTTGGCAGACGACGGTGAGGGTGGAGCTTCTTTTTTGTCCCTTTGCGAGCGAGTTCGGGGGCGGCTTGGAGGTGCTGGGATGGAAAGTGACGAAGCGTTGGCCCGGGCTTTTGCAGAGGGTCATACTGGATCCTTTGAAGCCTTGGTTTATCGATACCATCGCCCGATTCACGCTTATATCCAGCGCCTACTGGGAAGAACGGAGCCGGCGGAGGATCTGGTGCAGGAGACATTCTTTCGGTTCGTCCGGGAGGTACAACGGGGACGAGTGCCGGAGCGGGTTCGCCCGTGGCTCTACCGGGTGGCGACAAATCTGTGCCGGGATTATTGGAAGGCGGCGCAGCGGCGATCGGAGCCGGGGCTGCTCGAGGACTGGAGCCCGGCGGTGCTGGAGAAACCCTCGGTGTCGGAGATCTATGAGCGCCTGGAAACCCGGCAGATGATTCGGGACGCCTTAGATGAACTTTCCGAGGTCCAGAAGCGTATGGTCATCCTGCGATTTTATCAGGACCTGACGTACCGGGAGATCGCCGAGGTGTTGGAGGTGCCGGAGGGGACTGTCAAAGCATACCTGTTCAAGGCCCTGCGCCACCTTCGGGAGGTCTTTGAGCAGAGGGAGCCGATGGGAAAAGGGGGCGAAGGGATTGCGGCCAGGGCAATATCCAGGCGGTGACAGGCTCGATTCGGAGTTGATGGAGCTGGAGCGGATGATACGCCCCCGTTTGGCGCCCTATCCGGTGAAAGAGCCCACCCCGGAGGAAAGCCGTCAATTGCTGCAGCACCTTCTGCAGCGCGCTGAGCGGCAGGACCCTCTGCCGGATCTGGAAACCCGGGGAGTAAGGCGGCGGATGCTTTCCCTGGGCCAGTTCATCCGGCTTCAGATGGGGACTTACGGATGGGGATTCTGGGCGGTGAGCCTGGTGATTTTTGTGCTGCTCACCCTTTCTGCGACCCAGATGTCCCAGGGGCCGGGAGAGTCGTCGCCCAATCTCTATGCTTTGATTTTGCCAGGTTATGTGGTGGCAGCTGCGGTTTACGGTCGGGTATCCGGAGATCGGAGCATGCGGCTGGTGGAGAATACCGTGCCGTTCCCGCCGGCGCTGCTTTGGCTCATACGGATTCTGGTGGTGACGGGGTTGAACATCGCCTTCGGGGTTCTGGGGACGGCGCTTTTGGCGCTTACCGTGCGTGGGATGGAGCCTTTTTTGTTCTTGGTCCACTGGCTGTCCGCGGTGTTTGCTACGGGTGGGCTCACGGCCTGGGTGCTTTTTCGCCGGGGGGTTCGCCCGGCCATCGCCACGGGCATCGTGGTCTGGGCGCTGGCCGCGGTGGTTCAGCAGCAGTCCTTTCTGGGAGCTGCCGCGGTCTTCTGGGCAAGCCTGCTCTTGCTCGCCGCCGGCTTGGCGGCGATGGTGCGGGCCGGACGAAGGGGGTACGCGATGTGGAAGGCCTGGCTGGAGTGCCCGGCCTGACCGAGTGGCCTCTACACCCCCGAGGGTAGAAGGGCGGCCAGGAGGTTTGAAACAGCTACAAATTATGTGTGTGAATCATGGTGAATATGGTAATATAAAATCATGAGATACTACTCGATCGGCCAAGTCGCTAAATTGTTGGGGGTATCTGTCGATCGCGTTCGAGCGTGGGAAAAGCAGGGCAAGATCCGCTGTATTCGATTGCCGTCCGGGCACCGAAGGTACCCCGAAGAAGAGGTGAGACGAATTCTGGGGCAACCCTCGGTGACAGAGGGTGGGGGGCGGGTGGCAGTCTATGCGCGGGTCTCCACCCGCAAGCAGGCAGAAGCGGGCAATCTCCAGCGACAGAAGGAGCGCCTGCTGGCCCATGCAGCTCTCAAAGGTTACCGGGTGGTTCATGTGTTTGACGATGTGGCTTCGGGGCTGAACCCGAATCGCCGGGGACTGAAACGATTGGTCAAGGCCCTGGAGAATCGGGAAATCGACCGGGTGCTGATTGAGTATCCCGACCGGCTGGCGCGATTCGGGTTCGAGTACCTGGAGTGGATCACCCGGATGTGCGGGGCGAGCATCGAAATCGTGGCCGAGAAAGAACCGGAGGACATGCACAATGAGTTGGTGCGGGATTTATTGGCCATCGTCACGTCATTTTCCGCGAGGCTTTACGGAGCCCCAGGCGGGCGCGCGGTTCGCAAACGGTTTCGGGAGTGGATGAAGGATGCCGAGGCCGAAGCAAGAGGCCATGAGTCTCACGATTTGCGGGGAGTGGTTCCCGGAGACAGGGGGACTCCCCCGGTCTGAGGCGTGGGCCCGGGGAGAGGAAACCGCCCTGGAGACGGAGATGCGGCTGTTTGGGTCCTGCATGCGGTGGGCGTTTGGCAGGTTGCAAGAAGGCATGTCCCGGGAGGAAATCAAGAAACGGGGGCAGGTGCTTTTTGGCCTCAACTCCCGGTATGTGGACGACGCCCGGCTGAAGGCCCAGGCGGTGTGGGACTCGCAAAAGGAGCTTCTCGGCATCGAAATCGGGGAGACCGAAACGAAACTGCGCCGGGCGCGGAAGAAGCTCGGTCAAGCGATGCGCAAGCTGGAGAAGGTCCGGGTCAAGGGAGATCGCGTCGCCACCGACAAGCTGCATCTGACCGTCCAGGGGCGGCAGGCCCGGGTGCAAAAGCTTGCATCGAAACTCGCCGAACTACAGGCCCACCAAGAGGCGGGCACGATCCCGAAGGTGGTGTTTGGAGGCCGGGGCCTGTGGCGGAAGGTCTGCCGGGGGAAGGTAAGCAAAGAGACCTGGCGGGCGGCCCGGAGAGGGCGGCTCTACGCCCGGGGGGACGAGACCAAGGGCGGGAACCCGAACATCCGGGTGCGGGTCCGCGGGGAAGGGTTCGGGCTGGCCGTGGCCCTGTCCCACTTGGCGGAGGCAAAGGGCACCGACGCTTTGGGCCGGCCGCGGACAGGGAAAGCGCCTCGGGTGGAAGGGAAGCTGTGGTTGCCGGAGAAACACCGGGGGTTTGTGAGACAGGGGGTGGCGATGGGCTTGCCCTACGCGGCCGAAGTGGTGCGGGGGCTGGACGGCCGGTACCGGGTGAAGCTGACCTGGAGTTTGGCGGGGATGGTGAAGGCCGACCTGGGGAACGGGTGCCTGGCTGTGGACATCAACCCGGACGGGGTGGCGCTGTGCCACGTGGGAGCGGACGGCGGGCCGAGACCGTGGCCGGACCATCTGGTGTGGATGCCGGACGGTCTTGGCAAATATCCGGGGGAGTGGCAGGCGACAGTTCACCCGAACGGGTTTGCCTACGTGCGGATTCCGGAGTTGGCTTACACCCGGGGGAATCGTCGGGAGTACCTGATCGGGGTGCTGGCGAAGGTCGTGGTGGACGCGGCCAAACTCCTGGGGAAACCGCTGGTGATGGAAGATTTGGCGTTTGGGAAAGACCGGCTGGACACGAACCGGCGGTTCAACCGGATGGCGAGCCAGTTTCCGTATGCAAAGGTGTCGGAAGCCTTGCTGAGGCGGGCGTGGAAAGAGCGGGTCGCGATCAAGGCCGTCAATCCCCGGCACACCTCCACCATCGGGCACTGGAAGTATGAGAGGCGCTACGGGGTGGTGATCCATTGTTCTGCGGCACTCACCATTGGCCGCCGGGCGCTGGGGTGCCGGGAGAAAATCACCCGGGAATTGCGGGAGAGGATTCACAAGCTGAAGGCGCAGAAGGGTCGGTCTTTGCCGAAGGAAGGACAAGGGATGACCCGGAGTGTCAAAGCCCTCTTGGGACGGCTGGAGACGAAGATGGTCGTACACAACAGCTCGGCCACGTGGCAACAAGAGCGGCCTTTAGGGATCTGGCTGGATTTCAAGAGATTGGCGTTGGCGCTTCGGTGACCCCGTTTCGCCGGGATCGGGAAAACCGGTAGGCGTCCTAACAGAACGCAGGAGGCGGGACCGGAAGGTTCCCAGGGGCCGGTGCCGTTTGTTGCGGAACGTGGGTTCCCGCAAGGCCGTGCAACGGACGTCCGGGCTCTGCCGTTCTCCTGTTCGGGTGGGACTCCCGGGCCGAGGTCTCCGGTCGCGTGTCCGAAGGGACAAATCCAACATCCGGAAGGAGGCGAACGCCTGGTCTGGAGGCCGGTCTGCTTGGATCTGAGATTCAAGTAGATTTTTTGAACCAGGAGAAGCTGGATGATTACCATGGTCGGTGTTCATTTTTGCCGGGAGGGGTTTTGTTTGGCCATCCCCGGCCGCCTGACTTTGGGGCGGGGGCTGACCCTGCTCGTCGGGCCCAACGGAGCAGGAAAATCAACCCTTCTCGAAGTGCTCTCCACGGCGGCGATGCCCGATAGAGGGGAAATCTGGTATCGGGATCGGCGGGTGATGGAGGACCTGACTGGCATCCGGGGGACGATCGGCTATCTTCCCGCCGATTTTCAACCTTATGCTCATATGACGCCAAGGCGATTTCTTCAGTACATGGCCGTCCTCAAAGGGGTGGATCCGGGCATTGAAGTTGAGGAAAAGCTGGCGCGAACCGATCTCGTCCCCGTTTGCGACATCAAAATTGCTAAACTGTCTGAGGGTATGAAGCGGAGGTTGGGCATCGCCCAGGCTCTTCTCGGGTCCCCGGAGGTTCTGTTGCTCGATGAACCTCTTACCTACCTGGACGGGGTTGCGCGGCGTAAAATGATCGAGTTTTTGACTCAATACGCCAGAGGCCGCACTGTGGTAGCCGCCAGTCACGAACTGGATGAATGGGATCAGGTGGATCGGATCGTGTGGCTCGAGCAGGGTCAGCCTGCTTTTTTCGGGCCGCCGGAGCTGTGGGTGACCGGGTTGGGGGAAAAAGTGTGGTCGAAGGTGCTCGATCCCGAAGAGCTCGAAGGGCTGGAGTCTCGTCGGATCCTCGCCCGGCGGTGGACAGGGGACCGCGTCCGGGTACGTTTTTTTGCCCGGACGGCGCCCGGAGACGGGTTTCGGGAAGAAGTCCCCACTCTCCAAGAGGCCTACGTGATTCGGCGGGAGGAGCGGCGGATCGGTCCCTAGGCTTGCGGTCTCCTGTCCTGGCCCGACTGGCGGTTGTCGAAGGTTGCGGGAAAAGGGTGAAGCAGGGTCGCAGTCGTTTTGTCGCATTCGTCTTACGCCCAAGTCGCGTCCTCCATCGGTGTGATGCCCTCAAGGATATAGCCCAATTCGTTGGCAAAATGAAGGGAAAGAGGTTCGGGGAGACGGCTCAGAGCCTCCCGGATCCCCAAGCGTTCCAAAATGTCGTCCAAAGATTCGGGTATTTGACCAATAGATTCAAAATATTGGCGCACGTCATCGACAAAATCGTAGAAAGCTGCACCAAAGCGGAGAGAGTCGTCCTCCAGAGATTCGAGATCGGCGGTTTGTAACCGATTCCACTGTTCCAACAGTTGACTCACACGATCCTTGACCACCTCTTCCATCGTTCTTCCCTCCTTGGTTTCCCCGCAGCGGTGTTTCCTTGGGGATTGTGAAACGATTCACGAACCACCGGCTCCACCCGGCAGTTTCGCATCTTTATTCTACACCCTCGGCGATCCCAGAAGATCGAAAAAACCGTGAACTGTGTGGCAAAACTTCGACATGTGAGTCTTGGGAGGCAAGACCTTTGGATGAGGGGGCTCCCCGCCAAAACCACCATAGGGTTCGGCGAGGAGGCCTTAGAGCAAACTGGCAGGCTCAACTTCTGACCACCTTCACACCTCCGGAGGACGCCGGTCCGCCCGAGGACGGGTTTCTCCAGTTGGGCGGCCAGGCGGTGGAGCGAACCTTCCTCGTCGGCAAAACAGAAAACCCGGGCCAGAGCCCGGGGCTTTGCGAGTTATTTCGCACTCGGCACTGCGTCCAACATCACCTCTTCCTGGGGCTTGACTACAGCGACTCTTTCGTCCCCGGGCATCAAGGGCCGACCCGTTTTCACGACAAATCGCAGCCAACTGCCGGCCATCCAAGATGTGACCAGGGCCAGCATGACCAGTACGGCGAAAAAGGGTTCACTGATGAGCCCCAGGGAGAAGGCCACCGTCGACAGCACAATCCCCGGTCCGCCCCGGGCGTTCATCGCCGCCGCGAGGTTCATACTGGTCAGCCGATCGAGATGCAGAAACCGACAGGTGAGGTACACCACGGAACCCTGGACCGCCGTTGCGAAAAGGAGGTAAAGGAGGAAAAAACCCAGGGGGAATTGCTTCGCCAAATCGAGTTGCAGCCCCACCATGGCAAAATAAAGTGGAATGAAAAAGGAGAAGGAGATTTCGCGGATGCTATTTTCCACGCGATCGAAGAGATGCTCCGGAAAGGCGAGCT is from Kyrpidia tusciae DSM 2912 and encodes:
- a CDS encoding helix-turn-helix transcriptional regulator encodes the protein MRAIEGWIRRRLRMCLWKQWKRFRMRYRELRARMRTRMSGGVRGRGLAALSYSIVSSRAFIIIKENAGVAMDNQLYRLLKLITLIQAYPGIRAKRLAEECEVTERTIYRDIDRLAQITTISKGRRGEGYRFVGQFALYPLDLTEEEIAGLQAVAAWVETAHRPLPPGWKTAYQKVMAAHAKEKKVNQEFLERIGDVVRLGNPAWAPETPNVFPELLQAVIHRRPVKALYHSQSRDQTDWRRIDPYYLIPREHRFYVIGYCHTRNAFRTFRVSRFLELRVLDGEYEKRPFDLNEYMKYTWSIERGASLIRFVVKFSPKVARYVKEEELFLRPQIRELADGSLWFQVVVNGASEFLRWLWTYGPDAEILEPKQYRDHMVGILRQWLENYEGVQKI
- a CDS encoding RNA polymerase sigma factor — translated: MESDEALARAFAEGHTGSFEALVYRYHRPIHAYIQRLLGRTEPAEDLVQETFFRFVREVQRGRVPERVRPWLYRVATNLCRDYWKAAQRRSEPGLLEDWSPAVLEKPSVSEIYERLETRQMIRDALDELSEVQKRMVILRFYQDLTYREIAEVLEVPEGTVKAYLFKALRHLREVFEQREPMGKGGEGIAARAISRR
- a CDS encoding IS607 family transposase, which gives rise to MRYYSIGQVAKLLGVSVDRVRAWEKQGKIRCIRLPSGHRRYPEEEVRRILGQPSVTEGGGRVAVYARVSTRKQAEAGNLQRQKERLLAHAALKGYRVVHVFDDVASGLNPNRRGLKRLVKALENREIDRVLIEYPDRLARFGFEYLEWITRMCGASIEIVAEKEPEDMHNELVRDLLAIVTSFSARLYGAPGGRAVRKRFREWMKDAEAEARGHESHDLRGVVPGDRGTPPV
- a CDS encoding IS200/IS605 family accessory protein TnpB-related protein gives rise to the protein MPRPKQEAMSLTICGEWFPETGGLPRSEAWARGEETALETEMRLFGSCMRWAFGRLQEGMSREEIKKRGQVLFGLNSRYVDDARLKAQAVWDSQKELLGIEIGETETKLRRARKKLGQAMRKLEKVRVKGDRVATDKLHLTVQGRQARVQKLASKLAELQAHQEAGTIPKVVFGGRGLWRKVCRGKVSKETWRAARRGRLYARGDETKGGNPNIRVRVRGEGFGLAVALSHLAEAKGTDALGRPRTGKAPRVEGKLWLPEKHRGFVRQGVAMGLPYAAEVVRGLDGRYRVKLTWSLAGMVKADLGNGCLAVDINPDGVALCHVGADGGPRPWPDHLVWMPDGLGKYPGEWQATVHPNGFAYVRIPELAYTRGNRREYLIGVLAKVVVDAAKLLGKPLVMEDLAFGKDRLDTNRRFNRMASQFPYAKVSEALLRRAWKERVAIKAVNPRHTSTIGHWKYERRYGVVIHCSAALTIGRRALGCREKITRELRERIHKLKAQKGRSLPKEGQGMTRSVKALLGRLETKMVVHNSSATWQQERPLGIWLDFKRLALALR
- a CDS encoding ATP-binding cassette domain-containing protein, whose translation is MITMVGVHFCREGFCLAIPGRLTLGRGLTLLVGPNGAGKSTLLEVLSTAAMPDRGEIWYRDRRVMEDLTGIRGTIGYLPADFQPYAHMTPRRFLQYMAVLKGVDPGIEVEEKLARTDLVPVCDIKIAKLSEGMKRRLGIAQALLGSPEVLLLDEPLTYLDGVARRKMIEFLTQYARGRTVVAASHELDEWDQVDRIVWLEQGQPAFFGPPELWVTGLGEKVWSKVLDPEELEGLESRRILARRWTGDRVRVRFFARTAPGDGFREEVPTLQEAYVIRREERRIGP